One genomic region from Leptospira tipperaryensis encodes:
- the fliF gene encoding flagellar basal-body MS-ring/collar protein FliF gives MPEQLQKIINNVREFFTTLDTTKKLILGGVALTVIVAIGILSTISLQKNRVVLFKDLTSKDFAEVTKKLDSLGYQYGTSDTSIVTVDPEQRQEIVTKLAQENLIPAGVQGWELFNVDKFTETQFDKDIKKYRALKGAIEQSLMTLRSVDKAYVNIAFPEDELFSSNSSPVKASVILHYIPGVESLSRKEVKGIVNLISRAVPKLKPENVSVADADGKIISDFEEDLEKERLELRIVQEKLRIGEEQRIQRLIDMRNTLRWLLGGEERVDITRFEYNLNWDKESYKDNSVSPVVAIPDNPNTPYSELKLVDGYSLKVSSKETKEDFKGRGFTPDGPAGTEPNIPPGYKDTDYQKSEYSKSENINNYEFNRRVSEVQKQPWKVEKINLSVVIDGMWEKKEKEDGTGYERKYVAVSDDELRQIRKNLEAAVGLDKARGDQISVITIPKDRSAQFAAEDEELRKQKAIRQMIIASLIIILLLIVSILVYRAVKKEIARRRRLREEELAAQQQMMREAALRVMDEGGAEVELSLDEKYRRELLENAINLAREKPEEVAQLLRTWLSEEEAS, from the coding sequence ATGCCAGAGCAGTTGCAGAAAATCATTAATAACGTCCGGGAATTTTTCACAACCCTGGATACGACCAAGAAACTCATCCTCGGAGGAGTTGCGTTAACCGTAATTGTTGCGATCGGAATTCTTTCTACGATCTCTCTGCAAAAGAACCGAGTCGTCCTCTTCAAAGACCTTACGAGCAAGGATTTTGCCGAGGTCACAAAAAAACTGGATTCTCTCGGATATCAATATGGAACCTCGGATACGAGCATTGTTACCGTCGATCCAGAACAAAGACAAGAGATCGTCACAAAACTCGCACAGGAAAATTTAATTCCCGCGGGAGTACAAGGCTGGGAGCTCTTCAACGTGGACAAGTTCACGGAGACTCAGTTTGACAAAGACATCAAGAAATACCGAGCTCTCAAAGGAGCCATCGAACAATCCTTGATGACCCTTCGTTCGGTTGATAAGGCATACGTCAACATAGCATTCCCCGAAGACGAACTCTTTAGCTCCAACTCATCTCCAGTAAAGGCATCCGTAATTCTCCATTACATTCCCGGCGTCGAATCTCTTTCCAGAAAGGAAGTAAAAGGGATCGTAAACTTGATCTCGAGAGCGGTTCCGAAGTTAAAACCTGAAAACGTGAGCGTTGCTGACGCGGACGGTAAGATCATAAGTGACTTCGAAGAAGATCTCGAAAAAGAAAGACTCGAACTCAGAATCGTTCAAGAAAAGTTAAGAATCGGGGAAGAACAGAGAATTCAGAGATTGATCGACATGAGAAACACCCTTCGCTGGCTCCTCGGCGGTGAAGAAAGAGTCGATATTACACGTTTTGAATATAACTTAAACTGGGACAAGGAATCTTATAAAGACAACTCTGTATCTCCCGTCGTCGCAATTCCCGATAACCCGAACACACCCTACTCCGAATTAAAACTCGTGGACGGATATTCTTTAAAAGTTTCCTCCAAAGAAACAAAGGAAGACTTCAAAGGAAGAGGGTTTACTCCGGACGGACCTGCGGGAACCGAACCGAACATTCCTCCCGGATATAAAGATACTGACTATCAAAAATCCGAATATAGCAAATCCGAGAACATCAATAACTACGAATTCAACAGAAGGGTTTCCGAAGTTCAGAAACAACCTTGGAAAGTCGAAAAGATCAACTTGTCGGTCGTGATCGACGGGATGTGGGAAAAGAAAGAGAAAGAAGACGGAACAGGCTATGAAAGAAAATACGTAGCGGTTTCGGACGACGAACTCAGACAAATTCGTAAAAACTTAGAAGCCGCGGTAGGACTCGATAAAGCAAGAGGAGATCAGATTTCCGTAATCACGATTCCTAAGGACAGATCGGCTCAGTTCGCAGCGGAAGACGAAGAACTCCGCAAGCAGAAGGCGATCCGCCAAATGATCATCGCATCTTTGATCATCATTCTTCTACTCATCGTAAGCATCTTGGTTTACAGAGCGGTTAAAAAAGAAATCGCAAGAAGAAGAAGACTCAGAGAAGAAGAACTCGCTGCACAACAACAGATGATGAGAGAAGCGGCTCTTCGAGTCATGGACGAAGGCGGAGCGGAAGTCGAACTCTCACTCGACGAAAAGTATCGAAGAGAACTTCTCGAAAACGCGATCAACCTCGCAAGGGAAAAACCGGAAGAGGTCGCGCAGCTTCTCCGCACATGGCTCTCTGAAGAGGAAGCAAGCTGA
- a CDS encoding LTA synthase family protein: protein MLQKIPANLRILSAYVLGFLILFFFYRLSFLGVFSSKIESATFFELLISFLVGIRFDLSVCAMLLGPFFILSAIHPLNRWKVYSLFWGLAPIVLFFWTAAHLLGDVLYFGETNKHLGYEGFVFLGLEFVVILKSFFVGNPILASISMILLITAFPFAAFQYIRNSYYTYIPYAGKKELLQLLYIPLILFLLIRGGFQSRPLRASDAMTSKTHLVNQLALNGVFTSIMDLKNQSIPPNLVVPYPKAIQTVREEIEYPGAEFISKEYPLLRETKEKNGKRPPNIVLILLESWTGKYAFSNGTFRPEGKLVAPHFEELVKEGVYFSSFFASGGRTTNGLLSTLTGIPDGPGLTVVRSPLVLSRFGGLGTILKSIGYQTLFLHGGDVSFDNMNFLFSHWGFDTILGQEHFDTLKKYKPGPWGYYDGDLLSELHETLMRQKSPFLAVTLTLTTHYPYQTPKPSDRIFTNALEEADYFNVYHYSDEAIHSFLQKAKKAPYFKDTVFIFVGDHAHHRNLDYFEDRNIPFLIYSPGKITPKMDSRISSQLDVIPTILGIVGKKVPFSAMGRDLLDPKLNGGTAYFAFGNLFGWIEDNWIFYSFTDKVRNSSFSITPRIGETEECKNDPVKCESYHIKAKAFWNLSYELMSRNLIYPPKN, encoded by the coding sequence ATGTTACAAAAGATTCCCGCAAATCTTAGGATTCTTTCGGCCTATGTCCTGGGGTTTCTGATTCTTTTCTTTTTTTACAGACTTTCTTTTTTAGGAGTTTTCTCTTCTAAAATAGAATCGGCTACGTTTTTCGAACTCCTAATTAGTTTTCTCGTAGGAATTCGATTCGACCTTTCGGTCTGCGCCATGCTGTTAGGACCGTTTTTTATCCTTTCTGCGATCCATCCGCTCAATCGTTGGAAAGTTTATTCTCTCTTCTGGGGGCTTGCTCCGATCGTTCTTTTCTTTTGGACGGCGGCTCATCTTTTAGGAGACGTCCTTTATTTCGGAGAAACAAACAAACACCTCGGTTACGAAGGATTCGTTTTTTTGGGATTAGAATTCGTCGTGATTCTCAAATCCTTTTTTGTGGGAAATCCGATTCTCGCATCTATATCGATGATTCTCCTAATAACAGCGTTCCCCTTTGCCGCGTTTCAATACATTCGAAATTCCTACTATACTTATATACCCTATGCCGGAAAGAAAGAACTCCTACAGCTCCTCTACATTCCACTTATCCTATTTTTGTTAATTCGCGGCGGATTTCAATCCAGACCTTTGAGGGCAAGCGACGCGATGACCTCAAAAACCCATCTCGTAAACCAACTCGCACTCAACGGCGTTTTTACTTCCATCATGGATCTAAAAAATCAATCCATTCCGCCCAACTTGGTAGTTCCTTATCCAAAGGCCATACAAACCGTAAGAGAAGAAATCGAGTATCCGGGCGCCGAGTTTATTTCGAAAGAATATCCCCTTCTACGCGAAACCAAAGAGAAGAATGGGAAAAGACCGCCTAACATCGTTTTGATTCTCCTCGAAAGCTGGACCGGAAAATACGCATTCTCAAACGGAACCTTTCGCCCCGAAGGAAAATTAGTCGCGCCTCATTTTGAAGAGTTAGTAAAGGAAGGTGTTTATTTTTCCTCCTTTTTTGCAAGCGGAGGAAGGACTACAAACGGACTCCTATCCACGTTAACCGGAATTCCGGACGGCCCCGGACTGACCGTAGTAAGAAGTCCTCTCGTCCTCAGTCGTTTCGGAGGACTCGGAACCATCCTCAAATCGATCGGCTATCAAACCCTCTTTCTTCACGGAGGAGACGTTAGTTTTGATAATATGAATTTTCTTTTTTCACACTGGGGATTCGATACGATCCTAGGTCAGGAACATTTCGACACACTTAAAAAATACAAACCCGGTCCTTGGGGTTACTACGACGGAGATTTGTTAAGCGAACTTCACGAAACTCTAATGCGTCAAAAATCTCCCTTTCTCGCGGTCACATTGACGTTAACCACACACTATCCGTATCAAACCCCGAAACCAAGCGACAGAATCTTTACAAACGCACTCGAAGAAGCCGATTATTTTAATGTCTATCACTACTCCGACGAAGCGATTCATTCTTTTTTGCAAAAGGCAAAGAAGGCTCCTTACTTCAAGGATACGGTTTTTATCTTCGTAGGAGATCACGCGCACCATCGAAACCTGGACTATTTCGAAGACAGAAACATTCCCTTTTTAATCTACTCACCGGGAAAGATCACACCCAAAATGGACTCGAGAATTTCCTCTCAACTGGACGTGATTCCGACTATCCTCGGAATCGTCGGAAAGAAGGTTCCATTCTCCGCGATGGGAAGAGACCTTTTGGATCCGAAGCTGAATGGAGGAACCGCCTACTTCGCTTTCGGGAATCTTTTTGGTTGGATCGAAGACAACTGGATCTTTTATAGTTTTACAGACAAGGTTCGAAATTCTTCCTTTTCCATCACTCCTCGAATCGGAGAAACGGAAGAATGTAAGAATGATCCCGTAAAATGCGAATCTTATCATATCAAAGCAAAAGCATTTTGGAACTTAAGTTATGAGCTGATGAGCCGAAATCTTATATATCCGCCAAAAAATTAG
- a CDS encoding N-acetylneuraminate synthase family protein, which translates to MTFQKEFSISKQTTVGNEHPPVIVAEIGLNHNNDEEIGKRTISAAKKAGVQAVKFQSYVTEEFIDVNNPDAKILVDIFKKYELTETMHRKFQKAAQDEGLIFFSTPLCVSSLQLLVGLGVPAIKIASGDVTNKTLLRETAKTKLPVILSSGAAEFFEVNRAISFLEEEGTTQLCLLHCVSLYPTPPEKANLRIIETFQNLYTFPIGFSDHTAGSVAAASAVSLGAAMIEKHFTLDKNLDGPDHGISSDPKELKELCDASLLAWKMRGNGEKKTWKEEVGGRFFGRRALYADKNGNPIALRPDLTQRSGGYLDSWEIDVSKHLKAEPGKPFHV; encoded by the coding sequence ATGACCTTTCAAAAAGAATTCTCAATCTCAAAACAAACAACCGTCGGAAACGAACATCCACCCGTAATCGTAGCCGAGATCGGGCTCAATCATAACAACGACGAAGAGATCGGAAAAAGAACGATTTCCGCCGCGAAAAAAGCGGGAGTCCAGGCAGTTAAGTTTCAATCCTATGTTACGGAAGAATTTATAGATGTAAACAATCCGGACGCAAAGATCCTCGTGGATATATTCAAAAAATATGAACTTACGGAAACGATGCACAGAAAGTTCCAGAAGGCCGCACAAGACGAAGGTCTTATCTTTTTTTCCACACCTCTTTGTGTAAGCTCTTTGCAGCTACTCGTTGGCCTCGGTGTTCCCGCGATCAAGATTGCGAGCGGAGACGTTACAAACAAAACACTTTTACGTGAAACCGCAAAAACAAAACTCCCGGTGATCTTATCTTCCGGCGCTGCTGAATTTTTTGAAGTGAATAGAGCGATTTCCTTTTTAGAAGAGGAAGGAACGACCCAGCTTTGTCTTTTGCACTGCGTGTCCCTCTATCCGACTCCGCCTGAAAAAGCAAATTTAAGAATCATAGAAACATTCCAAAATCTTTATACGTTTCCGATCGGATTTTCGGATCATACGGCCGGAAGTGTAGCCGCGGCGAGCGCCGTTTCTCTGGGAGCCGCAATGATCGAAAAACATTTTACATTGGATAAGAATTTGGACGGACCCGATCACGGAATTTCATCCGATCCGAAAGAACTCAAAGAACTCTGCGACGCTTCCCTTCTCGCGTGGAAGATGAGAGGAAACGGGGAAAAAAAAACCTGGAAAGAGGAAGTCGGCGGAAGATTTTTTGGAAGAAGAGCGTTGTACGCCGACAAAAACGGAAATCCGATCGCGCTCAGACCGGACCTGACACAAAGAAGCGGCGGATATCTGGATTCCTGGGAAATCGACGTTTCCAAACACCTCAAAGCGGAACCCGGCAAACCGTTTCATGTATAA
- a CDS encoding FliG C-terminal domain-containing protein gives MNSLSSRQNRAGSLLRILGEHLPPEVYRHLGPETTGKLLESFHKSGKPDSKEEREVLSSFLGSLSKIQREENIDPESLNLIRELEALLKEEKEEKDLLQELKQKSAEEISRIVSGENSDMIALVLCFGNPDAAAAVLNDFPESRKEEILIQIHDLDLSSEYEKNRLERFLKFKLEALALEEKSLPTRNQRGKKAADLLGRLKPGDSQKIFDRIREKRPGFAENIIEHFFRMEDLLFLEREPLNRFFSSFHPIVLACALKGTETEIQLRILEKLEPALSASIRLESDSMGPISLAEMETAQNGILERLTEEIEEGSIKFWRAT, from the coding sequence ATGAACTCCCTGTCGTCCAGACAAAATAGAGCGGGAAGTCTTCTTCGGATTCTGGGAGAACACCTCCCTCCGGAAGTCTACCGCCACTTAGGTCCGGAAACGACGGGGAAACTTCTTGAATCGTTTCACAAAAGCGGAAAACCGGATTCAAAAGAAGAGAGAGAAGTTCTCTCTTCTTTCCTCGGTTCCCTCTCCAAAATTCAGAGAGAGGAGAATATAGATCCCGAAAGTCTCAATCTGATTCGAGAACTGGAAGCTCTTCTCAAAGAAGAAAAAGAGGAAAAGGATCTTTTACAAGAGCTCAAACAAAAGAGCGCGGAAGAAATTTCCAGAATCGTTTCGGGTGAGAATTCGGATATGATCGCCTTGGTTCTTTGTTTCGGAAATCCGGACGCGGCGGCCGCGGTGTTAAACGACTTCCCCGAATCGCGAAAGGAAGAAATTCTGATCCAAATTCACGATCTCGACCTTTCCAGCGAATACGAGAAGAATCGTCTGGAACGTTTTCTGAAGTTCAAATTAGAAGCGCTCGCCTTGGAAGAGAAGAGCCTTCCGACTCGAAACCAGAGGGGAAAAAAGGCCGCGGACCTTTTGGGAAGACTCAAACCCGGAGATTCTCAAAAAATCTTTGATCGAATCCGCGAGAAGAGACCCGGTTTTGCCGAAAATATAATTGAACACTTCTTTCGGATGGAAGATCTGTTATTCTTAGAAAGAGAACCTTTGAATAGATTCTTTTCTTCCTTTCATCCGATCGTTCTCGCCTGTGCGCTAAAAGGGACGGAGACTGAAATTCAGCTCCGGATTCTTGAAAAATTAGAACCGGCTCTGAGCGCGTCGATTCGTCTGGAGTCGGACTCAATGGGTCCGATCAGTCTCGCGGAAATGGAGACGGCTCAGAATGGAATTCTCGAAAGACTCACGGAAGAGATCGAAGAAGGAAGTATCAAATTTTGGAGAGCTACGTAA